The sequence TCCCCAGCACCGCCAAGTTCGGCACTCTGGACGCCATCACCGCCGCCACGCCGCTGGGACAATTCAAGTTCGAGCGCATCCTGACAGCCTACCAGGACCTTTTGCTCGGCAACATCGGTGGTTGTCTGGGGGAGACTTCGGCCGTGGCCATTATCATCGGCGGACTGTATCTGATAGTGCGCAAATATGCCGACTGGCGCATCCCGGCCAGTTTTCTGGGCACGGTGTTTATTGTAGGCGGAATATTCTGGCTTATCAGTCCCGCCCAATATCCCGATCCTGTGTTCCACCTCCTGTCCGGTGGGTTGATGCTGGGGGCCTTCTTTATGGCGACCGACATGGTCACCTCGCCGATTACACCCAAGGGTTCGTGGATTTTCGGCTTCGGT comes from Candidatus Neomarinimicrobiota bacterium and encodes:
- a CDS encoding RnfABCDGE type electron transport complex subunit D; translation: MFAIAIGKQIFGGLGYNIFNPALLGRAFLQASFPVQMTTWTFPSTAKFGTLDAITAATPLGQFKFERILTAYQDLLLGNIGGCLGETSAVAIIIGGLYLIVRKYADWRIPASFLGTVFIVGGIFWLISPAQYPDPVFHLLSGGLMLGAFFMATDMVTSPITPKGSWIFGFG